A part of Streptomyces sp. NBC_01235 genomic DNA contains:
- a CDS encoding RICIN domain-containing protein, whose protein sequence is MPRLGQRRSTKRRLLHGIAKSLLSLTVVAGATTVMATPASAATPTLTVDLGTTTGAFRGGASGALYGLYGPDVPTNNLIEGMGLKTTNTKYQDGQQHPGSDALEIAKPFTDSGGGDILIYMTDVYRANYERASYSAYQATMKTQVEQAMASPYASHIVFIPYNEPDLNWFSGMRTNSTALANFNAEWRQTYNFIKGIWPAARLAGPNTSSYTSSSLSGFLSYCKANNCLPDVVTWHTLGSPADVRSTVDSYRAAETAAGITSPITVNLNEYAHRYHLTDPGQMVQWIGAIEDEKIDGNLPYWNINGNLGDSAAAQNTPNAQWWLYNWYSSMSGNTVKVTSTGANAAYTLQGLASLDTAKKQARVILAGGGTSGDSSTVIKNIDPAVFGSTVHVSVFQDRYSGYIGAAATPTRLSDADVAVASDGSITLPITLDAMSAYEVIVSPGGTGSGTASDSTWTGTYEAENATLSGSGYNINTEGTTGNVSKFATSGTKDVGGLRTGSTTVISFPVSVPTTGDYDLSVFGNSYAKDADVKGPTNVYMRVDGGASTRVDIPVGFQWVVWGHSDTTVHLTSGSHTVTLATTGDNGANTVGDTIIDKIDLRYKDAAVQGTTLYEAEQANLSDSGTSSYTAQGQSGAGAVNLTSGKSATFWVYSARDGYADLTARYRNTGQADITVNGKPADDQMLSGATPSAWSTSANRVYLNAGINKVKVTGTSGTLALDRLAVTPFSATDAVTTGNVVTYQAENGTLTGTAAVDTTYSQADGGVVTGIGNGTANSLTLDVDAPSAGTYAMTMRYANAEELPSNHYNPDLYAEHADVSVNGGNPTRVNFASTLHWNQFNDYTVPVTLAKGANAVKFTASQLYNWDGTTIGVVYSGGGTDIGQPMRSSSAPHLDKVSFAPQSLHIGASTGFSSTAVAQHSGLCLEDPAKSTTNGTQYRQNTCGSGQEQIFDFHPVTGTTDTYTVVNHSSGKCLDVSALSTLDGAAVQQWTCTGATNQRFNLRAVTALGNSHDYQLVAVHSGKCVDVSEVSTAVGALVHQWTCDSASALTTKKNQIWRLTGKD, encoded by the coding sequence ATGCCAAGACTCGGGCAAAGGCGCTCGACCAAGAGACGCCTTCTCCACGGCATCGCCAAGTCGCTGCTCTCGCTGACCGTCGTAGCCGGCGCCACCACCGTGATGGCGACGCCGGCCTCCGCCGCCACCCCCACCCTCACCGTCGACCTGGGCACCACCACCGGAGCATTCCGGGGCGGCGCCTCCGGGGCGCTGTACGGCCTGTACGGCCCGGACGTACCGACGAACAACCTCATCGAGGGGATGGGGCTGAAGACCACCAACACCAAGTACCAGGACGGACAGCAGCACCCCGGCTCGGACGCCCTGGAGATCGCCAAGCCGTTCACCGACAGCGGCGGCGGGGACATCCTCATCTACATGACGGACGTGTACCGGGCCAACTACGAACGCGCCAGCTACTCGGCCTACCAGGCGACCATGAAGACCCAGGTCGAGCAGGCCATGGCCAGCCCCTACGCGAGCCACATCGTCTTCATCCCCTACAACGAGCCCGACCTGAACTGGTTCAGCGGCATGCGCACCAACTCCACGGCGCTGGCCAACTTCAACGCCGAATGGCGGCAGACCTACAACTTCATCAAGGGCATCTGGCCCGCGGCACGGCTGGCAGGGCCCAACACCTCCAGCTACACCTCCTCCTCCCTCAGCGGCTTCCTCAGCTACTGCAAGGCCAACAACTGCCTGCCCGACGTGGTCACCTGGCACACCCTGGGCAGCCCGGCGGACGTCCGCAGCACCGTCGACTCCTACCGCGCGGCGGAGACCGCCGCGGGGATCACCTCGCCGATCACCGTCAACCTCAACGAGTACGCCCACCGCTACCACCTGACCGACCCCGGGCAGATGGTCCAGTGGATCGGGGCGATCGAGGACGAGAAGATCGACGGGAACCTGCCGTACTGGAACATCAACGGCAACCTCGGCGACTCCGCCGCCGCCCAGAACACGCCCAACGCCCAGTGGTGGCTGTACAACTGGTACAGCTCCATGAGCGGAAACACCGTCAAGGTCACCAGCACGGGCGCCAACGCCGCGTACACCCTCCAGGGCCTGGCGAGCCTGGACACCGCCAAGAAGCAGGCGCGTGTCATCCTCGCCGGAGGCGGCACCAGCGGTGACTCCAGCACGGTCATCAAGAACATCGACCCCGCGGTCTTCGGCAGCACAGTGCACGTCAGCGTGTTCCAGGACCGCTACAGCGGCTACATCGGCGCGGCGGCCACCCCGACCCGGCTCTCCGACGCCGATGTCGCCGTGGCGTCCGACGGCTCGATCACCCTTCCCATCACCCTCGACGCGATGTCCGCCTACGAGGTGATCGTCTCCCCGGGTGGCACCGGCAGCGGCACCGCCTCGGACAGCACCTGGACGGGCACGTACGAGGCCGAGAACGCCACGCTCAGCGGCAGCGGCTACAACATCAACACCGAGGGCACGACCGGGAACGTCAGCAAGTTCGCCACCTCAGGCACCAAGGACGTCGGCGGCCTGCGCACCGGCTCGACCACGGTGATCTCCTTCCCCGTCTCCGTCCCCACCACCGGCGACTACGACCTGTCGGTGTTCGGCAACAGCTACGCCAAGGACGCCGACGTCAAGGGCCCCACGAACGTGTACATGCGGGTCGACGGCGGCGCCTCGACCAGGGTCGACATACCGGTGGGCTTCCAGTGGGTGGTGTGGGGGCACAGCGACACCACCGTGCACCTCACCTCGGGCAGCCACACCGTCACCCTGGCCACCACCGGCGACAACGGCGCGAACACCGTCGGCGACACCATCATCGACAAGATCGACCTGCGGTACAAGGACGCCGCGGTCCAGGGCACCACGCTCTATGAGGCCGAGCAGGCCAACCTCTCCGACAGCGGTACCAGCAGCTACACCGCCCAGGGCCAGTCCGGCGCGGGCGCGGTGAACCTCACCTCCGGCAAGTCCGCCACGTTCTGGGTCTACTCCGCGCGCGACGGATACGCCGACCTGACGGCCCGCTACCGCAACACGGGCCAGGCCGACATCACCGTCAACGGCAAGCCCGCCGACGACCAGATGCTCTCCGGCGCGACTCCCTCCGCGTGGTCCACCTCCGCCAACCGGGTCTACCTGAACGCCGGCATCAACAAGGTCAAGGTGACCGGCACCAGCGGCACCCTCGCCCTGGACCGCCTGGCCGTCACCCCGTTCAGCGCCACCGACGCCGTCACCACCGGCAACGTCGTCACCTACCAGGCCGAGAACGGCACACTCACCGGCACCGCGGCCGTCGACACCACCTACAGCCAGGCCGACGGCGGTGTCGTCACCGGCATCGGCAACGGAACGGCCAACTCCCTCACCCTCGACGTCGACGCGCCCTCGGCCGGCACCTACGCCATGACCATGCGCTACGCCAACGCCGAGGAACTGCCCTCCAACCACTACAACCCCGACCTGTACGCCGAGCACGCCGACGTCAGCGTCAACGGCGGCAACCCCACCCGGGTCAACTTCGCCAGCACCCTGCACTGGAACCAGTTCAACGACTACACGGTCCCCGTGACGCTCGCCAAGGGCGCCAACGCCGTCAAGTTCACCGCGTCACAGCTGTACAACTGGGACGGCACCACCATCGGCGTGGTCTACTCCGGCGGCGGCACCGACATCGGACAGCCCATGCGCTCCAGCTCCGCGCCCCACCTCGACAAGGTCTCCTTCGCGCCCCAGAGCCTGCACATCGGCGCCTCGACCGGTTTCTCCTCCACGGCCGTCGCCCAGCACAGCGGGCTCTGCCTCGAAGACCCCGCCAAGTCCACCACCAACGGCACCCAGTACCGGCAGAACACCTGCGGCAGTGGCCAGGAGCAGATCTTCGACTTCCACCCCGTCACCGGCACGACCGACACCTACACCGTCGTCAACCACTCCAGCGGCAAGTGCCTGGACGTCTCCGCACTCTCCACGCTCGACGGGGCCGCCGTCCAGCAGTGGACCTGCACCGGCGCCACCAACCAGCGGTTCAACCTGCGCGCGGTGACCGCGCTGGGCAACAGCCACGACTACCAGCTCGTCGCCGTGCACAGCGGCAAGTGCGTCGACGTCAGCGAAGTCTCCACCGCAGTCGGCGCACTCGTCCATCAGTGGACCTGCGACTCCGCGAGCGCTCTGACCACCAAGAAGAACCAGATCTGGCGACTCACCGGCAAGGACTGA
- a CDS encoding amylo-alpha-1,6-glucosidase, which yields MTAAPTGPPFSVHDIPFSAHGSWFGISPVLAEKTRAEDLHLVSHQNGMHAVLRLVPLDAATGDRAETRVEATPGVLSWTGADGRIDLAYESPDTVRVHGEGLSLRVTAAAKTLTPFSGTYFYRDPVDDAHVFTSYETGRRYRITVLSGTVADVSGSQALGAGDRGLTVAAGTDGSWDIAVEELDSARLPFRSPAAFGEVIQAARQSFAEFVDAVAPWRSTATPAADLAAYVVWSATVRPAGLVTRPAVLMSKHWMDKVWSWDHCFNALALAPGSPDLARDQFSLPFDHQDEMGALPDSVTHSEVLYNFVKPPIHGWAFSHLRRRLPEPLTPAQLTEAYDRLTRWTDFWLTARRAPGAVLPHYQHGNDSGWDNATTFDPGCVAVTADLAAMLVLQLDELARLAAELGFPDDARRRTETADAIQAALLDELWDGERFLSRPAQGGAPSPSAGLLDLMPIVLGDRLPDMVRDRLAERIEAHLTAFGLATEHPGSPHYEPDGYWRGPIWAPATILIEDGLRRAGHVRLADEISARFRALCELSGFAENFDALTGEGLRDRAYTWTASSYLLLARDHHHRRGADAEIAATLV from the coding sequence ATGACCGCCGCCCCAACCGGCCCGCCCTTCTCCGTCCACGACATACCCTTCAGCGCGCACGGCTCCTGGTTCGGCATCTCTCCCGTGCTGGCGGAGAAGACGCGCGCCGAGGACCTCCACCTCGTCTCGCACCAGAACGGCATGCACGCCGTCCTGCGACTCGTCCCCCTCGACGCCGCCACGGGCGACCGCGCCGAGACCCGCGTCGAGGCGACACCGGGAGTGCTCAGCTGGACCGGCGCGGACGGGCGCATCGACCTCGCCTACGAGTCGCCGGACACCGTACGCGTGCACGGCGAAGGGCTGAGCCTGCGCGTCACCGCGGCGGCGAAGACCCTGACCCCCTTCAGCGGGACCTACTTCTACCGCGACCCGGTGGACGACGCGCATGTGTTCACCTCCTACGAGACCGGGCGTCGCTACCGGATCACCGTGCTGTCCGGCACGGTTGCCGACGTGTCCGGTTCCCAGGCCCTGGGCGCCGGTGACCGCGGTCTCACGGTCGCCGCCGGGACCGACGGCTCATGGGACATCGCGGTCGAGGAACTCGACAGCGCACGACTGCCCTTCCGTTCGCCGGCGGCGTTCGGCGAGGTCATTCAGGCCGCACGGCAGTCGTTCGCCGAGTTCGTCGACGCGGTCGCCCCATGGCGCTCGACCGCCACCCCGGCCGCCGATCTCGCCGCCTATGTCGTGTGGTCGGCGACCGTACGTCCGGCGGGTCTGGTCACCCGGCCCGCCGTACTGATGTCCAAGCACTGGATGGACAAGGTCTGGAGCTGGGACCACTGCTTCAACGCCCTCGCCCTGGCCCCCGGATCCCCCGACCTCGCCCGGGACCAGTTCTCGCTGCCCTTCGACCACCAGGACGAGATGGGGGCGTTGCCCGACTCCGTCACCCACTCCGAGGTCCTCTACAACTTCGTCAAACCGCCCATCCACGGCTGGGCTTTCAGCCACCTGCGCCGACGGCTCCCCGAACCGCTCACCCCGGCGCAACTGACGGAGGCGTACGACAGACTGACCCGCTGGACGGACTTCTGGCTCACCGCACGGCGCGCACCAGGAGCCGTCCTGCCTCACTACCAGCACGGAAACGACAGCGGCTGGGACAACGCCACCACCTTCGACCCCGGATGCGTGGCCGTCACCGCCGACCTCGCCGCCATGCTGGTCCTCCAGCTCGACGAACTGGCCCGGCTGGCCGCCGAACTGGGCTTCCCGGACGACGCCCGGCGCCGCACCGAGACAGCCGACGCCATCCAGGCCGCACTGCTGGACGAGCTGTGGGACGGCGAACGGTTCCTGAGCCGCCCGGCCCAAGGCGGAGCCCCCTCCCCGAGCGCCGGCCTGCTCGACCTGATGCCGATCGTGCTCGGCGACCGCCTGCCCGACATGGTCCGCGACCGGCTGGCCGAACGGATCGAAGCCCACCTCACCGCCTTCGGCCTGGCGACCGAACACCCCGGCTCCCCCCACTACGAGCCCGACGGCTACTGGCGCGGCCCGATCTGGGCCCCCGCCACCATCCTCATCGAGGACGGCCTGCGCCGCGCCGGGCACGTGCGCCTCGCGGACGAGATCAGCGCCCGCTTCCGCGCCCTGTGCGAACTTTCCGGCTTCGCCGAGAACTTCGACGCACTGACCGGTGAGGGACTACGCGACCGCGCCTACACCTGGACCGCCAGCAGCTACCTGCTGCTCGCTCGCGACCATCATCACCGGCGCGGCGCGGACGCCGAGATCGCCGCCACCCTCGTCTGA
- a CDS encoding carbohydrate ABC transporter permease, with protein sequence MTSAQTVLNRRRRTRGKTAIGLLLTAIMLFPVYWMLNVSFTRDQDMRKSPPDLFPVRGTLEGYRAVVDQQLPYLGTSLVIGLGTVALTVALAAPAGYALAKLRPRGGDLLSFVLLAAQMIPGIIMAMGFYAIYLQLGLLQSVPGLIIADSTLAVPFAVLIFTAFMSGIPGELLQAATMDGAGTGRTFWSIVLPMSRNAVVTVSLFAFLWSWSDFVFAGTLVNGGAHEPITLGIYHYIGNNNQEWNAIMATAVVASLPAAVILVLAQRYVAAGVTAGAVKD encoded by the coding sequence ATGACGAGTGCACAGACGGTCCTGAACCGGCGCCGCCGTACGCGGGGAAAGACGGCCATCGGCCTCCTGCTGACCGCGATCATGCTCTTCCCGGTCTACTGGATGCTCAACGTGTCCTTCACCCGCGACCAGGACATGCGCAAGAGCCCGCCGGACCTGTTCCCCGTGCGCGGCACGCTGGAGGGCTACCGGGCCGTCGTCGACCAGCAGTTGCCCTACCTCGGCACCAGCCTCGTCATCGGCCTCGGCACCGTGGCCCTGACCGTGGCCCTGGCCGCGCCCGCCGGCTACGCGCTGGCCAAGCTCCGGCCACGCGGCGGCGACCTCCTCAGCTTCGTCCTGCTGGCCGCCCAGATGATCCCCGGCATCATCATGGCGATGGGCTTCTACGCCATCTACCTCCAGCTCGGCCTGCTCCAGTCCGTACCCGGCCTGATCATCGCCGACTCCACGCTCGCCGTTCCCTTCGCGGTGCTGATCTTCACCGCGTTCATGTCCGGCATCCCCGGCGAACTGCTCCAGGCCGCGACGATGGACGGTGCGGGAACGGGGCGCACCTTCTGGTCGATCGTCCTGCCGATGAGCCGCAACGCCGTCGTCACGGTGTCGCTGTTCGCGTTCCTGTGGTCCTGGTCCGACTTCGTGTTCGCCGGCACCCTCGTCAACGGCGGCGCCCACGAGCCGATCACCCTCGGCATCTACCACTACATCGGCAACAACAACCAGGAGTGGAACGCCATCATGGCCACCGCCGTCGTGGCCTCGCTGCCCGCCGCGGTCATCCTCGTCCTCGCCCAGCGTTACGTCGCCGCCGGCGTGACCGCAGGAGCCGTCAAGGACTGA
- a CDS encoding carbohydrate ABC transporter permease, with the protein MKQIQLPDRRPVLDRDGAATAAPSPDRTTARRRPASQQWAAWAFLAPVTLYLGLFYAYPLYRNLDLSLRDYTVRSFVRGDAPFTGLENYRTVFDDPTFAPALLHTVVFTAVCLVFQYAIGLALAVFFNQHFRLSATLRALFLVPWLLPLIVSASTWSWMLNSDSGIVNATLHALGIDPLNWLTSPSWSLTSVIVANIWIGVPFNLVVLYSGLQSIPTSLYEAAALDGANAWQRFWRITFPLLRPVSAITLLLGLVYTLKVFDIIWIMTKGGPADSSTTFATWSYQLGFGNLLPAFGPGAAVGNLLVVAALVFGLVYLRVQRKQALS; encoded by the coding sequence ATGAAGCAGATCCAGTTGCCGGACCGCCGGCCGGTGCTCGACCGGGACGGGGCGGCGACCGCCGCCCCGTCCCCGGACCGCACCACGGCCCGGCGCCGTCCCGCCTCCCAGCAGTGGGCCGCCTGGGCGTTCCTCGCCCCGGTCACCCTCTACCTCGGCCTGTTCTACGCCTATCCCCTCTACCGCAACCTCGACCTGAGCCTGCGCGACTACACCGTCCGCTCCTTCGTCCGGGGCGACGCGCCGTTCACGGGTCTGGAGAACTACCGGACCGTCTTCGACGACCCGACGTTCGCCCCGGCCCTGCTCCACACCGTGGTGTTCACCGCCGTCTGCCTGGTCTTCCAGTACGCCATCGGCCTGGCCCTCGCGGTCTTCTTCAACCAGCACTTCCGGCTGTCGGCCACTCTGCGGGCCCTGTTCCTGGTGCCGTGGTTGCTGCCGCTCATCGTGTCGGCCTCCACCTGGTCGTGGATGCTCAACAGCGACTCCGGCATCGTCAACGCCACCCTGCACGCACTCGGCATCGACCCGTTGAACTGGCTGACCTCGCCGTCCTGGTCCCTGACCTCGGTGATCGTCGCCAACATCTGGATCGGCGTCCCCTTCAACCTGGTCGTGCTCTACAGCGGCCTGCAGTCCATCCCCACGAGCCTGTACGAGGCGGCGGCCCTCGACGGGGCGAACGCCTGGCAGCGCTTCTGGCGCATCACCTTCCCGCTGCTGCGCCCGGTGTCCGCCATCACCCTGCTGCTGGGCCTCGTCTACACGCTCAAGGTCTTCGACATCATCTGGATCATGACCAAGGGCGGCCCGGCGGACTCGTCCACCACCTTCGCCACCTGGTCCTACCAGCTCGGCTTCGGCAACCTGCTGCCCGCCTTCGGCCCCGGCGCGGCCGTCGGGAACCTGCTCGTCGTCGCCGCCCTGGTCTTCGGCCTGGTCTACCTCCGAGTCCAGCGAAAGCAGGCGCTGTCATGA
- a CDS encoding sugar ABC transporter substrate-binding protein encodes MNRSARRRITAAVLTVVAVTAGATACSSGTGGTSSKAADGGTYTIWDPYPQFDKSSAWAKLLDGCGTEAGVKIKRTAFDTSDLTNKALLAAQQGNSADVLIVDNPVVSTLAEAGVLTSTDDNKLDVSKVIPNLLAAGQSGGKTYGTPIGANTLALYYNKAVLKKAGVDISSVKDWPSLTAALAKVKEAGKKGITFSAIGTEEGSFQFLPWYWGSGAELTALDSDQAVSALSLWKNWLDKGYAPNSVINNTQTTSWQEFASGDYAFAENGTWQLANAEKAGFDYGVIPVPAATGGDAAAPTGGEFVTLPVQDDTGRYATSQKLVSCLSNSQNLLDTDTTLSYVAPTAEVQDKQVAANAKLKPWVAAVKAAKGRTSDDLGTKYPKISEQLWKAVQSALSGSASPKDALGSAQSAVK; translated from the coding sequence ATGAACCGATCTGCCAGACGGCGTATCACCGCCGCAGTCCTGACCGTCGTCGCCGTCACCGCCGGCGCCACCGCGTGCTCCTCCGGCACGGGCGGTACCTCCTCGAAGGCCGCGGACGGCGGTACGTACACGATCTGGGACCCCTACCCGCAGTTCGACAAGAGCTCGGCGTGGGCGAAGCTGCTGGACGGCTGTGGCACCGAGGCCGGGGTGAAGATCAAGCGGACCGCGTTCGACACCAGTGACCTGACGAACAAGGCGCTGCTGGCGGCACAGCAGGGCAACTCCGCGGACGTCCTCATCGTCGACAACCCGGTGGTGTCGACGCTGGCGGAGGCGGGCGTGCTGACCTCGACCGACGACAACAAACTGGACGTCTCGAAGGTCATCCCCAACCTCCTCGCGGCCGGCCAGTCGGGCGGGAAGACGTACGGCACGCCCATCGGCGCGAACACCCTCGCCCTGTACTACAACAAGGCGGTGCTGAAGAAGGCCGGCGTGGACATCTCCTCGGTCAAGGACTGGCCGTCGCTGACCGCGGCGCTGGCGAAGGTCAAGGAGGCGGGCAAGAAGGGCATCACGTTCTCCGCGATCGGCACGGAGGAGGGCAGCTTCCAGTTCCTGCCCTGGTACTGGGGCTCCGGAGCCGAACTGACCGCACTCGACTCCGACCAGGCCGTCTCCGCGCTGTCGCTGTGGAAGAACTGGCTGGACAAGGGCTACGCCCCCAACTCGGTGATCAACAACACGCAGACCACCAGTTGGCAGGAGTTCGCGAGCGGCGACTACGCGTTCGCCGAGAACGGCACCTGGCAGCTGGCCAATGCCGAGAAGGCCGGCTTCGACTATGGAGTCATCCCCGTCCCCGCCGCCACGGGAGGCGACGCCGCGGCCCCGACCGGCGGTGAGTTCGTCACCCTCCCGGTGCAGGACGACACCGGCCGCTACGCCACCTCGCAAAAGCTCGTGTCCTGCCTGAGCAACAGCCAGAACCTGCTCGACACCGACACGACGCTGTCCTACGTGGCGCCCACCGCCGAGGTCCAGGACAAGCAGGTCGCGGCGAACGCCAAGCTCAAGCCGTGGGTCGCGGCGGTGAAGGCGGCCAAGGGACGCACCAGTGACGACCTGGGCACCAAGTACCCCAAGATCTCGGAGCAGTTGTGGAAGGCGGTCCAGTCCGCGCTCAGCGGATCGGCGTCGCCGAAGGACGCGCTCGGCTCCGCACAGTCCGCCGTCAAGTAA
- a CDS encoding LacI family DNA-binding transcriptional regulator, with amino-acid sequence MNIGEIAKRAGVSRSTVSYALSGKRPVSEDTRQKIQRVIDELGYQPNASARALANGRTNTIGLVFPPAGNHYTGMQLDFIGSVTEAAAAYDYDVLLSPSGADSDRSFQRLLGERRVDGAILMEIRLQDDRLDHLTAVDFPSVAIGRTAHPEGGWWVGLDHTALAAACVHHLADLGHRRIAFVNRPEQLLRAGYESAHRGLDGFTKAAAERGLTVRTYCCGDDAASGLACLERILHDDPAATALVTLNEAALGGLYRGLAQAGRQVPRDFSVTGVVASRWAETVTPQLTAADVPAEQMGRLAVDLLVERLDHPDTPARHHLLAPPISLRASTAPVGSTPAGPAADVGASTHP; translated from the coding sequence GTGAACATCGGTGAGATTGCCAAGCGGGCCGGTGTCTCGCGGAGCACCGTGTCCTATGCCCTGAGCGGGAAGCGTCCCGTGTCCGAGGACACCCGTCAGAAGATCCAGCGGGTCATCGACGAGCTGGGCTACCAGCCCAACGCGAGTGCGCGGGCCCTGGCCAACGGCCGGACCAACACCATCGGTCTGGTCTTCCCGCCGGCCGGGAACCACTACACCGGCATGCAGCTGGACTTCATCGGCAGCGTCACCGAGGCCGCCGCGGCGTACGACTACGACGTGCTGCTCTCTCCGAGCGGTGCGGACAGCGACCGCTCGTTCCAGCGGCTGCTGGGCGAGCGCCGGGTCGACGGCGCGATCCTGATGGAGATCCGGCTGCAGGACGACCGGCTCGACCACCTCACCGCGGTGGACTTCCCCTCCGTCGCCATCGGCCGCACCGCCCACCCGGAGGGCGGCTGGTGGGTGGGCCTGGACCATACGGCGCTGGCGGCGGCCTGTGTGCACCACCTCGCGGACCTGGGCCACCGCAGGATCGCCTTCGTCAACCGGCCCGAGCAGCTCCTGCGGGCCGGGTACGAGTCCGCCCACCGGGGTCTCGACGGGTTCACCAAGGCCGCGGCGGAACGCGGGCTGACCGTCCGGACGTACTGCTGCGGGGACGACGCCGCCTCGGGCCTGGCCTGTCTGGAGCGGATCCTGCACGACGACCCCGCCGCCACGGCCCTGGTCACCTTGAACGAAGCCGCGCTCGGCGGCCTCTACCGAGGGCTGGCCCAGGCCGGCCGCCAGGTGCCACGTGACTTCTCCGTCACCGGGGTCGTGGCCAGCAGGTGGGCGGAGACGGTGACCCCGCAGCTCACCGCGGCGGACGTGCCCGCGGAGCAGATGGGCCGCCTCGCCGTCGACCTGCTCGTCGAGCGGCTCGACCACCCCGACACACCGGCCCGGCACCACCTCCTCGCCCCGCCGATCTCGCTGCGGGCCAGCACCGCACCCGTCGGCAGCACGCCCGCCGGCCCCGCTGCCGACGTCGGCGCTTCGACACACCCCTGA
- a CDS encoding SDR family NAD(P)-dependent oxidoreductase, whose protein sequence is MVSAPWPILVNAPASPTQEASARSVTDLVDDDLRREIETKVLGYLRFARAVVPHMTAQGWGRIIDISGLTARRTADTFGSVRNVAVAAMTKNLAGELGPHGINVTVVSPG, encoded by the coding sequence ATGGTCAGCGCCCCCTGGCCGATCCTGGTCAACGCCCCCGCCTCACCGACCCAAGAGGCCTCGGCCCGCTCGGTGACGGACCTCGTCGACGACGACCTGCGCAGGGAGATCGAGACCAAGGTGCTCGGCTACCTGCGCTTCGCCCGCGCCGTCGTGCCCCACATGACGGCACAGGGGTGGGGGCGGATCATCGACATCAGCGGACTCACCGCCCGCCGGACCGCAGACACCTTCGGATCCGTCCGCAATGTCGCGGTGGCGGCGATGACGAAGAACCTCGCCGGCGAACTCGGGCCCCACGGCATCAACGTGACGGTCGTGTCCCCGGGCTGA
- a CDS encoding jacalin-like lectin: MRRLLACLAAAAATLGGLTAAAPSAAAADSGTLSVLSYNVAGLPEILSSASTPRDTSTTAIGQRIAPYDIVHVEEDFNYHSYLYAADTAHAYRTPTSGGAGIGSGLNTLSKIPYDTDDFERVHWNSCQVDSGDCLTPKGFTFMRERLAEGVYVDFYNLHTNAGTNDGDEASRADNLNQLTAFIKTHSAGNAVVVMGDTNTRYTRSADTIAEFGAANGLTDAWVQLIRGGTPPAKGSDALVCDQSGATVPNTCEVVDKVLYRSSKLVSLNATSYNNEHAKFLTDDGLMLSDHDPITVGFSWSRNAAFQLSDQFGGPHGDYYNDIDSVPAGARATTVALRSGSRVDQMSLTLANGTTLAHGGTGGTASSLTLGSGEYVTTAQLCQGTYNDHTRIFYAKFTTNLGRTLAGGTTTSDCVTRTAPSGRQLAGFHGRSGDEVDKIGFIYTQR; this comes from the coding sequence ATGCGCAGACTTCTCGCCTGCCTCGCGGCGGCCGCCGCCACCCTAGGCGGGCTCACCGCGGCCGCCCCCTCCGCCGCGGCCGCGGACTCGGGCACCCTCAGCGTCCTCAGCTACAACGTGGCCGGCCTGCCCGAGATCCTCTCCAGCGCCTCGACACCGCGCGACACCAGCACCACGGCGATCGGCCAGCGCATCGCGCCGTACGACATCGTCCACGTCGAGGAGGACTTCAACTACCACTCCTACCTCTACGCGGCCGACACGGCCCACGCCTACCGCACCCCCACCAGTGGCGGCGCCGGCATCGGCAGCGGGCTCAACACCCTGTCCAAAATCCCCTACGACACCGACGACTTCGAGCGCGTCCACTGGAACTCCTGCCAGGTCGACTCGGGCGACTGCCTGACTCCCAAGGGCTTCACCTTCATGCGCGAGCGCCTCGCCGAGGGCGTCTACGTCGACTTCTACAACCTGCACACCAACGCCGGCACCAACGACGGCGACGAGGCCTCCCGCGCCGACAACCTCAACCAGCTCACCGCCTTCATCAAGACCCACTCCGCCGGCAACGCCGTCGTGGTGATGGGCGACACCAACACCCGCTACACCCGCAGCGCCGACACCATCGCCGAGTTCGGCGCGGCCAACGGCCTCACCGACGCCTGGGTCCAGCTGATCCGCGGCGGCACCCCGCCGGCCAAGGGCAGCGACGCGCTGGTCTGCGACCAGTCCGGGGCGACCGTGCCCAACACCTGCGAGGTCGTCGACAAGGTCCTCTACCGCAGCAGCAAACTCGTCTCCCTGAACGCCACGTCGTACAACAACGAGCACGCCAAGTTCCTCACCGACGACGGGCTCATGCTCTCCGACCACGACCCGATCACGGTCGGCTTCTCCTGGTCGCGCAACGCCGCCTTCCAGCTCAGCGACCAGTTCGGCGGACCGCACGGCGACTACTACAACGACATCGACAGCGTCCCGGCCGGCGCCCGCGCCACGACCGTCGCCCTGCGCTCCGGCTCCCGCGTCGACCAGATGAGCCTCACCCTGGCCAACGGCACCACGCTCGCCCACGGCGGCACCGGCGGCACCGCCTCCTCCCTCACCCTCGGCAGCGGCGAGTACGTGACGACCGCTCAGCTCTGCCAGGGGACGTACAACGACCACACGCGGATCTTCTACGCCAAGTTCACGACCAACCTCGGCCGCACCCTGGCCGGCGGCACCACCACCTCCGACTGCGTCACCCGCACCGCCCCCTCCGGCCGCCAACTCGCCGGCTTCCACGGCCGCTCCGGCGACGAGGTCGACAAGATCGGCTTCATCTACACCCAGCGCTGA